In Candidatus Electrothrix scaldis, the genomic window TGTGAGTGCTGCGATAATAATTGGGGGAAGGCTAAACCTGGAAGAGATAAGGCCGAAATGCATGATAAGGGTAGAGGTGGTGAGGCTGGTCAGGACGAGTAATCCTATGTCAATAACTTGTTTTGTTAGTACTTTCATATCGTTGGCCTCGATTCCTGAGTTTTTGTATGCCGTTGAAGCTCTCCTTTTCGTAGTTAGAGACACCTGGGGGCAAACAGTATTATCTGGCACCGTACCAAAAGCTGCCTTAACGGAACATGAATATATCGCTGGCTGGCTATGAAAATGAAAGAAGCAAAGCATAATTCCAGAGGGGCTAAGGATCGTTCTGTGGTACAGTTTTTTCATTGAGAGAGAAGGAAAAAAGTTATTTTTTATTTTTAAAAAAGACCTCTTTTATTCATATTAACAAAAATTTTTTTGGGGGGTTATGAAAAAAAAGACTTGCTTATCTTTTAGGATCGGGTATTACTATAAAAAGTAATGTTTGTGTAGTCACTATTTGTAGTTCATGAATTACGAAAAGCATACCGCACAATCTCCTTCGGAGAGGCTGCGGTTTTTTTTATTTGAACATGGTGACTGCGGTCGGGAATATTTTCCTGATGTTTTAAATGATTTAAGCGATTCATAAAAGAGATTATGAATTGCGTACAGTAAGGAGTAGCTGGAAATGGCAGAAGGTACAGTAAAATGGTTTAACGATGCCAAAGGATTCGGGTTCATTGAGCAGGATGGAGGTCCTGATGTCTTTGTTCATCATTCCGCAATTCAGGCTGAA contains:
- a CDS encoding cold-shock protein; amino-acid sequence: MAEGTVKWFNDAKGFGFIEQDGGPDVFVHHSAIQAEGFKSLQEGARVSFDVVDGQKGLAAENVVQQ